The Chelonia mydas isolate rCheMyd1 chromosome 26, rCheMyd1.pri.v2, whole genome shotgun sequence genome contains the following window.
GAGCTACTGCCGAAAAGGTTGATCTGCTCCGGGTCACCCCACAAGCCTGTGTTAAAGGCCCCCTGGGGATCCTGGCCCCTGTGCTTAGGCCACAGGTGTGTTTTCATGTGTCCTCTGACAGCCGTAGAATTGAGCTTGGTTTGGATGCTAGTTCCCAGAGTTTGGAGGAGGACAGTGCTGGATAAAGGCTCCCCACTTTGGTCCCAAGCAGGGCCCGCGGagccctccctcccggagcctcaGCAGTTGGCAGCTGCTCTGAAGGCCGAAGCAGATGGAACCCAGGAAACCTGGAGCATATCGAGTCTGTCCCTTAGAGGTGGCACATGCCCCCTCTTCCCTGCTGTGGGCACTGACAGACTGGCAACCTCTTGCAGCCTGGGAAGCgaggaatgggagagatggagGTGTGTGTAATAACTGGGCAAATCGCCCCCCACCACAGCCTGCAACACAGGGAGACTAGAGACGGCTCCGGAGTTGGATTACTCTGTTCCCCGCTAGCCTGGCCCAGTGAGACAGGCCACGACTGCAAGGATGCGTTTTccaggcagtgggttggggggggggggtattgatCAGAGATGTCTCCAGCTGGCAAGTGCGTCTGGAGGGCGAGGCTTGGGTTTCAGCTCTCAGGACAGAGAGCAGCTCGGGGAGAGCGGGGGCCGCAGAGGAGACGCCACTTGTGGAGCTGATAAGGTTctggctgggagcggggctgctGCATAGCTCTGTTGTGTACTGCCTCCCCGTGTGAGAGGTGCCCAGATGATGGGGAGGGTGCACCAGCACTCAGAGATGGATCAGAACCGGAGCCGGTAGTCTGACCCACTCCCAAACTCCACGGCTCAGGTAAAATGGGACCCATGTCAGAACTTCACCCCTGGTGGTGCAAGATCCAAACCCAATTGATGAGGCTTTGCACCCTCCAGAACAGCCCTGGttttgcccatctctgcccagctaTTAACCTTGGGGTATTGAGGGGTTGGCAGTAACCCCTGACAGGGGTGATGCTGTAAGGGGGGAAGAATCCAGAGTCTGGGGGTATCAGAGCCCCACCAAGCAGTCATGTTAGGGGGCACTGCCAAAGACTGGGGACTGGAGACATCAGTAGGCCCCAGGGGGGCACAGTAGAGCCTAACACCTGCCTCACTCCATCTCCCTCGTCCAGGTGCACAGAGTGATGGGGGCTTGTCCAGAGAGCAAAGGGACAGACTCACAGAGAGCAGAGAGGATTTCCCAAAGGAAGGGGAGTAGGAAGGAACCCCCTTTTGCAGGGGTGGGGTCAGCGATCCGTCCCCACATGTACCCCCTGCAGCAGTGATTAATTTGTAATGagagaggtgccagggctcaagcaattcttttactttcataactgacatagcaagcccagaggtgtcaGAGCGATGAACTGCCAGggccagaggtgccggggctcagccctggcaagctctggcacaaatgaagcactgcCCCGAAGGGCCCCACCCTCCAGAGGCACAGGCTGCCCCATGGCTGCGGAATGGGCTGAGCTGCTCCGCTGTCTGTCCGCTGCCCCAGGGACTTCCTGGAAAGCCCTTGTTGACCGGACTTTATAGTcggaggtggggggagctgggcagggccggATAGAGAGAGCGAGCACGTCTGTGTCATTGCTGAGAGCTTGGGAGGCATCCAAATGCACTCTCTGTCACTTCCCATTGTCCCAAGAACAATGGCTCAAAACAAGTGCaatgatcccaccgctcagtGCATGGAAAGACTCAGCAGTGGAGGGTCCTGCCTGGCTGGGAGCCCAACTGGCTGAGATCACTGCAGGCTCACCGGCACTGCCAGGTCCTCCCAGCCCACGCCCTGAAGCGGTAGAGCCATCTCTCGGTGTCCTGGGCTCTGAGCAGGCTATGTGTGCTTCAAGCCATGCCGTCTCCCCATACCCTTGGCTCTGGGCAGGATGTGCGTGTTAGCTCAAAACCGGGGCTAACTGACAACTaataaaatgtaactgtaaatggggactCATTATTGagcaggtctgtttccagtggggtcctgcaaagatcaatctgttcttggccctacactatttaacatctgTATCCATGGcctggaaggaaacataaaatcatccctgataaagtttgcatatgacacaaagactgggggagtggtaaataatgaagaggacgggTCACTGATACAGGGTAATCTagatcgcttggtaagctgggtgcaagcaaacaatatgcatttcaaaaatggaaatgtatacatctgggaacagtGTGCCACTCCGCCATGCCTTGTGGGAGACTCGGGCAAAATtcctgcaggaaggggttccCGCCCTGGGCCACACAGGAGGCTGGCTAGCTCACCAATTCAGGTCTCTTGCTCTCTGGGTGGGGAGCACTGCACTGCTTTAGGGAAAGGAAAGCTTGTCCCTGCTTAATAGAGCCTGCTCTGACCATTTAAGGAGCTACACTAGCTCCCAAGGGAACCCCATGCAGGGAGAGTGCTGCTCAGTTggtgggggatgcaggggtcTGAGGGTGGCAGAGGTTTCAGTTTCCCCTCATCTGACATGTGGTTCATGGACACCTCCCCGGGTGTCTGCATCCAAGCTGCCCTGGCTGCAGAGACCGGACCGTGGGAGAggtggtgtgtgggtgggtgtcaAAGGGGGGATCAGCACGCCGTGTCTGGTGTGTGGAAGGATCTCACCTCTCCCCATCTCTGTCCCCCATTGCAGAGGGAGCATCTGACCCGCAGCCCAGCCTAGGAACCCAAAGGGATGTGGAAACAGAGAATCACTGGTACGTAAACCCCTCGTCAGCATCTCCCCGCCCCTCAGGAGAGATGGGCCAAACCCAGAGTTGTGTATCCAGCTCGCCCAAGCCCTCAGGCTGAGGAGATAGTGGGACCCACATCAGAACCGCAagcctcatccccccaccccattccccttcccagctTTGCCCCCTCCACTGtgcagcctcctgctgagcctgatGATGAATATTTCAGAGCCCTGCTGTGTGCACCTCACTTTGCATTAGCATCAGATGCCTGCAGGCGGCTGGCTTGGCCCGGTAACGGGGCGAGATGAGAAGCCCAGGGAAGCCGGGGCGGCTGCAGATCCAAGGAGCCGAGAACCAGACATTGCTCAGTGGCTGCATGCAGAGGCCCCTTCTCACTCCCTGATGGCTTTGATCTGAACCTCTCCGAGCCTTGATTCCTCCCCATGTACACACGGTCCGGGCTCTCCCTCCTTTATTCCTCCATCCCCTGACCCACTATGGCAGTGTGCTGGATGGACCCGCCCTCAGGGATCATTGCAGACTCCTGTCCCCACTTGAGACAGGAGCAAAGGTCTAAGCAGCAGCCTCACCCAAGCAGATCCGCCAGGCCAAGTCCTGGCATCAGCTTTGCACCACAACTGGGCACAGGGGCGGCAGGCTgggtgccctcccccccccgagctgTTGCCAGGACCCAGGGGGTCAGGCAGCTCACCCTTTGGGACCCTGAACAAGGGTGGAAACCGTAGCAGCAGGATGCCTTTGCCCAAGCTGATTGCTGTGAACGAACCTTCCTCCTTCACCCCCTTGCAGGACTCTGTGCATGACCCAGCCCTTCCCGCAGGCGACGGAATGGAAAGGTTACAGAAGGTAAATGAACAGGGTCAGACTCTCCAGGCCTCCTCTTTGCAACCACCCCGGACACCCTGGTCAAGGCATGGGGGGGTTGGCATGCTCGATGGCCCCATATAGGAATGCAGGAGGCTTTCTCCTCTGGGGGCCACTTCAagcccagcccctctctgttTGGGGGCCTCGTGACACTAAGTGGTGGGTCTCAGTGTGCTCGCTAGCAGACAGGTATCCACAGCACAGAGCCGCTGGCACCAACAGGCCCCATAGTTGGCAATCTCTGCAGAGAGATCAAgggcccctcctgctgctgcgggGACTGCccaggtgcattggcagagggcacaggagccagcactATACCTGCTCTGAGGGGGTGCAGTGGCAGGAGAGAACCTGGGAGCATCCCCTGCCCGGTGCCATGCCAGGTGATGGGTAGGTGTCAGTTTCTGAGCAGGACAAGGGGTGAGCTGGCAAAGGCCGTGCTGGGCCCTtctgcactcagcattgcaagggCCACACAATTGCATGCTGTTAATTGCGATCACTAGATGCTTCTGAGGAGCTGGGGCATGCAGTTGCTGTTACCGGAGAGCAAAGGAGCAGGGTCTAGTCTTCACTCCATCTGCCGTAGGGGCTCCACCCCTTGCTAACTGGATTTTGGGCAGACAGCACCACCTAGTGCTTACTGCAGCTCTCATGGACACGtctgctgaggctgctggcaGTGCCCACCTGTGCACACCACTGCTGCCTGCCCCAACAATGTGACCTGCTTTGGGCTGTGGGATTTGGAGACCTAGCTGTGCTGTatggggcaggagctgcagatTTCCCTCAACTTGCATGGCAACTCCTGACCTGGACCGGCTGAGTTTTAATTTCTAGTTGAACGTGATTTGTGTTTTGGGAGGAGCTGCAGTTCATAGCTATTCTCCACGTTAAAGACGAATTGTTCCCTGAGTCCCAGCCTTCCCCACACATGCCATGAGTCTTAGGAACGCAGggactgccagactggatcagacctgtgctccatttagcccagtatcctggctttgaccagctgcttcagaggaaggggaaagaaaccCCAGggggcaattatggaataatctccCTACAAGGGAAGATTCTCCCTGACCCTCAACAATTAGAGGTTGGTTTGTGCCCTCAAGCAGAAGGGTGTTTGTATCCCCTCTATTTTCTCCTGTCCTGTGGGTGTTCTTGTGACTCATATAGAACTCCGAGCCTTTTTGAATGTTGTGTGCTCTTGGCCTTGATAGTATCTGttggcagtgagttccagaggttcacagccccccaccaccaccttgtcAGTCAAACCTGAGAGCATATGTAGGCAAGAAAATGCCAAGGAACGGGGATATCAGAGGGCTGATGTCCTTCTGGATTTCCTAGGTCTTGCTCTGAGGATCAAGGCCCTTCTCTCTGGGAGTCAATTCCACTGATCTCCAGCCCTTCATACAGGTGCAGTGGtgggaacacacacacgcacacacacaggtacacaAGCACACtcgcacatgcacgcacacacggATATGCacatgcaaatacacacacatacacacaaaatccAGGTACaggtgcacatgcatgcacacacactattCTCTGCACCATGGCCTTCCCCCTCCAAAGCCATATCTAGCCAAATGGTGCTAAATTGACATATCCAAATGGCACATCCATATAATATCCAgctaggcagggtggggctgTTGGGTTTGGGACTGTAATTCCCACCTGGAAGGGAGTGAGGCTCAGCAGACGATGACTGCTACCCTTGGCATTGCTGCCTCTCTGTGTGCCTCTCAGTGGGAGCTTACCTGGGTTTTCTCTTGCCTTGCCCTGTCGGCTGCATTGATGAAGCCAGCAGCGGAGAAAGAAACTCACAGAGGTCTCTCCCTCCTTTCCAGCAATCTTTGACGTCCCCTGGGAGTGTCTGTTCCTCCCGCGGGTCCAGTGTCCCAGGATCACCCTCCAGTATTGTGGTGAGTGCTGTTCATGTCACATCTCCCTTTTGGGGGGGTCTCTAAAGCACCCAAACTCCATGTGGGCAGCGTAATATAGCGATCAGAGCAAGGTcatgggagtcaggactcgtgGGTCCTGTTCCCGGCTCTGGGAGAGGTATACGGTTTAGTGTTTAGAGCAAGGGaactcagaactcctgggttctcttcctcaCTCTGGGAGAGAGTCTGGTCTAGTGCTTAGAGTAAGAGAATGGGAGTCAGGTGTCCTGGATTTTAATCCAggctctgacctgctgtgtgaccttgggcaattcccttccccttttctgtgcctgtgtttctccatctctaaaatgaggaGAACAATCCCTTCCCAATTTCCAGATGGGCTGTGAAACCTCAGCTCCATGCAGGAAAGCATCGTGGACCCTGCCCTGCACTGGGAGAAGCTCAGACACCTGCTTGAGGCTTTTCTGGTTGAGAAGGAGCTTTTCCTCCTTCACAGGCCAGAATGGACAATGAGGTTCTGGGCTACAAGGACCTGGCGGCCATTCCCAAGGACAAGGCGATCCTGGACATCGAGCGCCCTGACTTAATGATCTATGAGCCCCATTTCACCTACTCCCTCATGGAGCACGTGGAGCTGCCGAGGAGCCGAGAGGTGAGGGTGTCTCGGTTAGGGCCTGGTCGCTCTGTGTTTGTCCCCTCTCTGCCAAACCCCCATCAATGGCTGAACCAATGTAAGCTCTGTGGGCAGCTCCCATCTGGCTAAGGGGAGATGCTTTCACCTTGCTGGGCTGCCGGACAGGGATGTACCAGAAATCTTTACTGCGTATCCCAGTGGTTGCAGGATGGGTCAAGTAAATggcatctgtctctctctgcttcttcccaCAGCGGTCCCTGTCCCCCAAatccatctctcctcctccttctccagaaGTGAGTACTCCCACACCTTGCCTCCTGCTTAGTTGTCTGCAGGCGTCGCTTGCTCACAGGCAACAGAAACCCACAGAGCCTGAGGTCCAACCAGCCTCCCCCATGATGTGCCTTGTATTCTAATCACTGTGCTCTCGCTCCTATCATGATCACTAGGGagactgctggggggagggagcctcTGGGCGGGTCTACACTATGTGACCCGGGTTTGTGGACTCGCTGTTTCCAACCCCAGCCATGCTAACTTGTCCTACACTGCgaagaccttctgactcaggtctgctgCTTGAGCTGCGTCCGCACTGCTCAGTGACAGGGTGTGGACTGGGActcgggctctgacccacccccctaGTAGGGTCCTAGGAATGCAGACAGATTTGTGTGAGGATGgaagggggcttgggctcaaacaaGGGCTTAGTGGCTGGTGTAGACATCCCCCTGCAGAGACTCTACCAGGGCAAGGCGTTACTGGGACAGGTGTCAGGATTGGTCCCTGACGCTGCCTGGCTGACAGATCAATGGATGAGTGGATCCATCTTTTCCAAAGGCTACTTCCCCACTGGCTCATCAAATGGCTCCTCCACTGTCCACACGCCGTGGCTCTGTCTTGAGCATCCGCACTACTGGCTGAGGTGAGATCAGCTAGTCCAGAAGCTCACGGAGTCAGAATCCAGGGGCTTAGGTTGCACTTGGACCCTGATTAAACAGGAGAGTTTTAGAGGCTGGATTAAACTAACGAGCCCTGTGAAAGATGAGGGAGATGGACAGCTGGACTTCCAGTATGCCTTGAGGCCAGCTTTGCCATGTCTCACCATTCCAAGCACTGTCAGTCTTTCCTGAGAGATCTGGGAGAGATTTCCCTCCCAAGGGGTGGGACTGAACTATTAGGTGCAGTCTGGGCTTGGCAGTTACGTCTCTGTCTGAGCAGGCagcatgggccactgtcagagacaggctgcATGGGGCGCTGGTCTGTCCcggggcagcagctgctctgacaCGGGCTCTGTTCACAGGTCATCCGGGACTGGATGGAAAACAAGTCCCTAGGAAGTGCCTCCCAGGCACCTAGTCGCCGGACCAGCAGCACAGCCCGGAGTGGAGTGCACCACTTCCACCGACCTGGTACGGCCCACACCCTGCCTGGGGCTCGCCAGGGCTCTCTGTATGGGTGCGAGGGCAGCAGGACCCCAACTTCAGGGTCACACACCACACTGAAATCCCAACCAGAGACCCAAGACCAGACCCTGCAACCCCATCCTCCCTGCTCCTACTCGGGTGcctttccccctccaccagccTGAGTCAGGTGAGCCTGGAGCCAGCACCTGAACCCAGCTCGGGGACTGGGACCCACTTGTCCTTCCTCCCAGATCCCACCAGCGTGGAGCAGGGAGAGCGCTGTTCCGTATACCCAGAGAGCAGGGACAGCAGGAGGGCAAGCCTCCCCCACCAGTGGGACCCTACCTCCTCTAGGAGTGAGAAGGAAGCTCAGCTGCGGCTGCCCATTGGGGCCAGTGGCGGTGGTGGGGCTGGCTCACTGGGTTGCCTGCTCGGTCACTGGCATTTCTCACCctcctgttcccctcccctcctctagaGACCAACACCATGGAGCTGAACATATACAAGAAGCCGCCGATCTACAAGCAGAGAGGTGAGCGCGGCTGCTTCCTCACCCCGGCCTTTGGGTGCTGGGTAGggacatttgggggagggggtgcaaggcgACGGGGAAGCCAGGCCTCAATTTTCTGTCCCTCTGTCTATTTCAGAGCCCTCGACGGGAGTCCCACAGAGCAAGCACATGATAGAAGACCAGATAATTGAGTGCTCCAAgttccctgcagcccaggcccCGGATCCCAACCAGCCAGCCAAGATCGAGACGGATTattggccctgccctccctccctggccGTCGTAGGTAGGTGATGGCAGGGTGTTTTACTTGCAGGTGGGTGACTCttatcagccccccccccccaagctgagCGGGGTCAGTACTGAGATGGCAGACCACCAAGGAAAGCTGAAGCGTTGATCTGAGTCAGCATCGAGGCCCCATTATGGTGACTGAAGGGGCTGGGCAGATGGGACATACAGCCAGGGCCCTGACCTCTTGTGGTCATGAAAGATTCCCTGGCAATTTTTGCTAGCCCAGGTGTTGGGGTGAtgcattctgcctccctaaatttcCCCAGTGGGGAAAGGATCCAGCCTCCCTCTATCTCCCTGCCCCCTTGATTCAGAGTCTTGCTCTTGCCCCGCACCCTGATGCCCTCTTTGGGTCCCCAGAGAAGGAGTGGAGACAGCGGAAGGCCTCCAAGAAAGGcatggaagaagaggaggatCTCACGGAGGAAATGACTAACCTGCGTGAACTGCAGAAAGAGGAGCTGAGTAAGGTAGGATGACcttggaggtgctggggctccaggAGGGCTGAGTCCTGGACCATGCTGGGACTAGAGGGGGCTCCAGCTTGGAGGATGCTGGGATTTGAGTGGGGGCTGCTCCTTGGAGtatgctggggctggagggggctgcgTCCCGGCACTGAGTCCTACCTGACCCTGACTGCTCCTTCTCCTCAGGTCACCTCAAACCTCGGGAAGCTGATCCTGAAGGAAGAGATGGAGAAATCTCTCCCCATCCGGAGGAAAACCCGCTCGCTCCCAGACCGAACGCCCTTCCACACCTGTGCGTGGGGCCGGGCAGAGTCCCAGACAtgccctcctctcctcttccccctctctgaTGCTGAGATCCCCTCCCCAGTCCTTTCCTGCCATCCACGGGAGCAGCATCCATTTTAAGTCGATACCCTGACAAGTGACATTGTTTTGGTATCGTTCCAGGTGttggttttatttaaatattgattGTTcgtggctgggactggagtagcccTGAACTCAccccacagccagctctcctggcctGCTCCATGCAGCACCCTCTGCTAGGAGAGGCCGGGGCAGGAGTCACGGGGCGCTCCCGCCGGGCCATCCCCTGCACTGCTTTGTACTAGGATTGCTGCAGGAACAATCAGCCCAGAGGTGATACTGGCTTTTGCTCTTTTTCAGCTCTGCACCTGGGGAATTCCAGATCCTCCACCCTTCCGGCCTATGGGAGAAGTACCCTCAGCAGGGTAAGGCACTTGGCGACTGCAGTTCCCCACTTCACCCTCCCCTTGCCTGCTGTGTCCTTGAGAGTGTGGTATTTTCCACATATTGTTCTTATCCGTTCAGATGATATTCAGATCCAAATGGTGCCAGACAGAACCATTCCACCTGGGCCCGGTGCCCGAGCCTAGCCATGGCTGGGCTGTGTATCCCTGGGGGTAATGTCACAGGCTGGGACAGTCAGGAAGAGAGCTTGCCGGGAATTGAGAGACAAAGCCAATCAGCCAGTGAGCGCAGctggctcacagccctgctgGTGAGGGGACCCAGGGCCTTATGCCTTTGGGCCACTGGTTCAAATCTGGCCCACGTCAGCAGTGATGGAGAGTCATTACCACTTTCTGGCTGTTCGGAGtcttgtgtgaaatgagtttgttggGTCTCAGTCCAGCCCCAGTGGAACAGATCTCCTTGTCACCAAAACCACTCAGACACCGCTCTTCCCCTTGATCAAGGCGGAGGGCAAGGCGGAGAGCAACGCAGGGGGAATCTTGCTGGGTTGCCCCCTgggatgcagctgctctgtgggtGCAGAGGCCCCTCGTTCTTGGGGCTGTCAGCCTGGCCCTTCTCACCAGCTTCCAGCTGCTTCTTGCGTCAGTCCAGAAGGCAGTTTCTATCCAAGCACCCTGCCCCTCTCAGAGGCACTGCTGCCCTGGTAGCTGATGCTGTCTGATTTCCTTTTGCAGCTGCAGTCAGCGGAGTTCAGCCCAACCAGCAGTGAGAAGGGGAGCCCAGGTAAGAGAAGCATACGGCACAAGGGACAGGTGCAGGGGAGATGTgtgtctggtctggtctggtcacTCAACCCAGAGATGCCGTTCAGAGTCATCAGCATCAAACTCTTGCTCATCTTAGCTGGGCCGTCGGCCTGATGGGGGCGCTGTGTCACACGCCCCGTGGGCCAGACCCcacagctggtgtgaatcagtgcAGCACCCGAGCACTAACGGAGATGCACgggtttacaccagctaaaggaTTCCAGctcatccctgcccccatcccactgctgatgagctctgggcCTGGCGCTCTCTCTTCACCTCTTGCCCAGCCGCACAGGATGCTGGCAATAGCTGCCCCCACTCATTATCCTTGGGAGGAATGGATGGATTTGGTCTGGGTGGCCTCACGGCATCGGGGAGGGCTGGAGACCGAGTCCTGCCATTCCAGGGCACCAGTTTAAATTAGGCCTGGGATGGTATCGTGCAGGAGCCAGGAGCTGCCAGCTGTCGGGAGGCCCTTAGCTGCTGGGTCTCAGTccccttcccagctgcagtgtccacctggcagccccagc
Protein-coding sequences here:
- the DMTN gene encoding dematin isoform X1, whose product is MEPRKPGAYRVCPLEVAHAPSSLLWALTDWQPLAAWEARNGRDGEGASDPQPSLGTQRDVETENHWTLCMTQPFPQATEWKGYRSSGERNSQRSLPPFQQSLTSPGSVCSSRGSSVPGSPSSIVARMDNEVLGYKDLAAIPKDKAILDIERPDLMIYEPHFTYSLMEHVELPRSRERSLSPKSISPPPSPEVIRDWMENKSLGSASQAPSRRTSSTARSGVHHFHRPETNTMELNIYKKPPIYKQREPSTGVPQSKHMIEDQIIECSKFPAAQAPDPNQPAKIETDYWPCPPSLAVVEKEWRQRKASKKGMEEEEDLTEEMTNLRELQKEELSKVTSNLGKLILKEEMEKSLPIRRKTRSLPDRTPFHTSLHLGNSRSSTLPAYGRSTLSRLQSAEFSPTSSEKGSPGLQNGQRGRMDRGNSLPSMLEQKIYPYEVLMVTNRGRVKLPPGVDRTRLERHLSPEDFLRVFEMSLEEFSKLALWKRNELKKKAFLF
- the DMTN gene encoding dematin isoform X11 encodes the protein MEPRKPGAYRVCPLEVAHAPSSLLWALTDWQPLAAWEARNGRDGEGASDPQPSLGTQRDVETENHWTLCMTQPFPQATEWKGYRSSGERNSQRSLPPFQQSLTSPGSVCSSRGSSVPGSPSSIVARMDNEVLGYKDLAAIPKDKAILDIERPDLMIYEPHFTYSLMEHVELPRSRERSLSPKSISPPPSPEVIRDWMENKSLGSASQAPSRRTSSTARSGVHHFHRPETNTMELNIYKKPPIYKQREPSTGVPQSKHMIEDQIIECSKFPAAQAPDPNQPAKIETDYWPCPPSLAVVEKEWRQRKASKKGMEEEEDLTEEMTNLRELQKEELSKVTSNLGKLILKEEMEKSLPIRRKTRSLPDRTPFHTSLHLGNSRSSTLPAYGRSTLSRLQSAEFSPTSSEKGSPERPAGEDGQRELPAQHA
- the DMTN gene encoding dematin isoform X6; this translates as MEPRKPGAYRVCPLEVAHAPSSLLWALTDWQPLAAWEARNGRDGEGASDPQPSLGTQRDVETENHWTLCMTQPFPQATEWKGYRSSGERNSQRSLPPFQQSLTSPGSVCSSRGSSVPGSPSSIVARMDNEVLGYKDLAAIPKDKAILDIERPDLMIYEPHFTYSLMEHVELPRSRERSLSPKSISPPPSPEVIRDWMENKSLGSASQAPSRRTSSTARSGVHHFHRPETNTMELNIYKKPPIYKQREPSTGVPQSKHMIEDQIIECSKFPAAQAPDPNQPAKIETDYWPCPPSLAVVEKEWRQRKASKKGMEEEEDLTEEMTNLRELQKEELSKVTSNLGKLILKEEMEKSLPIRRKTRSLPDRTPFHTSLHLGNSRSSTLPAYGRSTLSRLQSAEFSPTSSEKGSPGLQNGQRGRMDRGNSLPSMLEQKRHLSPEDFLRVFEMSLEEFSKLALWKRNELKKKAFLF
- the DMTN gene encoding dematin isoform X9; its protein translation is MEPRKPGAYRVCPLEVAHAPSSLLWALTDWQPLAAWEARNGRDGEGASDPQPSLGTQRDVETENHWTLCMTQPFPQATEWKGYRSSGERNSQRSLPPFQQSLTSPGSVCSSRGSSVPGSPSSIVRSLSPKSISPPPSPEVIRDWMENKSLGSASQAPSRRTSSTARSGVHHFHRPETNTMELNIYKKPPIYKQREPSTGVPQSKHMIEDQIIECSKFPAAQAPDPNQPAKIETDYWPCPPSLAVVEKEWRQRKASKKGMEEEEDLTEEMTNLRELQKEELSKVTSNLGKLILKEEMEKSLPIRRKTRSLPDRTPFHTSLHLGNSRSSTLPAYGRSTLSRLQSAEFSPTSSEKGSPGLQNGQRGRMDRGNSLPSMLEQKIYPYEVLMVTNRGRVKLPPGVDRTRLERHLSPEDFLRVFEMSLEEFSKLALWKRNELKKKAFLF
- the DMTN gene encoding dematin isoform X8; translated protein: MCIFQGASDPQPSLGTQRDVETENHWTLCMTQPFPQATEWKGYRSSGERNSQRSLPPFQQSLTSPGSVCSSRGSSVPGSPSSIVARMDNEVLGYKDLAAIPKDKAILDIERPDLMIYEPHFTYSLMEHVELPRSRERSLSPKSISPPPSPEVIRDWMENKSLGSASQAPSRRTSSTARSGVHHFHRPETNTMELNIYKKPPIYKQREPSTGVPQSKHMIEDQIIECSKFPAAQAPDPNQPAKIETDYWPCPPSLAVVEKEWRQRKASKKGMEEEEDLTEEMTNLRELQKEELSKVTSNLGKLILKEEMEKSLPIRRKTRSLPDRTPFHTSLHLGNSRSSTLPAYGRSTLSRLQSAEFSPTSSEKGSPGLQNGQRGRMDRGNSLPSMLEQKIYPYEVLMVTNRGRVKLPPGVDRTRLERHLSPEDFLRVFEMSLEEFSKLALWKRNELKKKAFLF
- the DMTN gene encoding dematin isoform X4, coding for MVLCKWLSRQRACVHPLSLLQVRADCLPDEGASDPQPSLGTQRDVETENHWTLCMTQPFPQATEWKGYRSSGERNSQRSLPPFQQSLTSPGSVCSSRGSSVPGSPSSIVARMDNEVLGYKDLAAIPKDKAILDIERPDLMIYEPHFTYSLMEHVELPRSRERSLSPKSISPPPSPEVIRDWMENKSLGSASQAPSRRTSSTARSGVHHFHRPETNTMELNIYKKPPIYKQREPSTGVPQSKHMIEDQIIECSKFPAAQAPDPNQPAKIETDYWPCPPSLAVVEKEWRQRKASKKGMEEEEDLTEEMTNLRELQKEELSKVTSNLGKLILKEEMEKSLPIRRKTRSLPDRTPFHTSLHLGNSRSSTLPAYGRSTLSRLQSAEFSPTSSEKGSPGLQNGQRGRMDRGNSLPSMLEQKIYPYEVLMVTNRGRVKLPPGVDRTRLERHLSPEDFLRVFEMSLEEFSKLALWKRNELKKKAFLF
- the DMTN gene encoding dematin isoform X5, giving the protein MRIFCSLPTPALKENFREKQETEGASDPQPSLGTQRDVETENHWTLCMTQPFPQATEWKGYRSSGERNSQRSLPPFQQSLTSPGSVCSSRGSSVPGSPSSIVARMDNEVLGYKDLAAIPKDKAILDIERPDLMIYEPHFTYSLMEHVELPRSRERSLSPKSISPPPSPEVIRDWMENKSLGSASQAPSRRTSSTARSGVHHFHRPETNTMELNIYKKPPIYKQREPSTGVPQSKHMIEDQIIECSKFPAAQAPDPNQPAKIETDYWPCPPSLAVVEKEWRQRKASKKGMEEEEDLTEEMTNLRELQKEELSKVTSNLGKLILKEEMEKSLPIRRKTRSLPDRTPFHTSLHLGNSRSSTLPAYGRSTLSRLQSAEFSPTSSEKGSPGLQNGQRGRMDRGNSLPSMLEQKIYPYEVLMVTNRGRVKLPPGVDRTRLERHLSPEDFLRVFEMSLEEFSKLALWKRNELKKKAFLF
- the DMTN gene encoding dematin isoform X7; protein product: MEGRTCLQLGTGSLEEGASDPQPSLGTQRDVETENHWTLCMTQPFPQATEWKGYRSSGERNSQRSLPPFQQSLTSPGSVCSSRGSSVPGSPSSIVARMDNEVLGYKDLAAIPKDKAILDIERPDLMIYEPHFTYSLMEHVELPRSRERSLSPKSISPPPSPEVIRDWMENKSLGSASQAPSRRTSSTARSGVHHFHRPETNTMELNIYKKPPIYKQREPSTGVPQSKHMIEDQIIECSKFPAAQAPDPNQPAKIETDYWPCPPSLAVVEKEWRQRKASKKGMEEEEDLTEEMTNLRELQKEELSKVTSNLGKLILKEEMEKSLPIRRKTRSLPDRTPFHTSLHLGNSRSSTLPAYGRSTLSRLQSAEFSPTSSEKGSPGLQNGQRGRMDRGNSLPSMLEQKIYPYEVLMVTNRGRVKLPPGVDRTRLERHLSPEDFLRVFEMSLEEFSKLALWKRNELKKKAFLF
- the DMTN gene encoding dematin isoform X3, encoding MLHVHLGHGHSELADDSGCMQSPVVPCIDLWLAGQQLGGLKEGASDPQPSLGTQRDVETENHWTLCMTQPFPQATEWKGYRSSGERNSQRSLPPFQQSLTSPGSVCSSRGSSVPGSPSSIVARMDNEVLGYKDLAAIPKDKAILDIERPDLMIYEPHFTYSLMEHVELPRSRERSLSPKSISPPPSPEVIRDWMENKSLGSASQAPSRRTSSTARSGVHHFHRPETNTMELNIYKKPPIYKQREPSTGVPQSKHMIEDQIIECSKFPAAQAPDPNQPAKIETDYWPCPPSLAVVEKEWRQRKASKKGMEEEEDLTEEMTNLRELQKEELSKVTSNLGKLILKEEMEKSLPIRRKTRSLPDRTPFHTSLHLGNSRSSTLPAYGRSTLSRLQSAEFSPTSSEKGSPGLQNGQRGRMDRGNSLPSMLEQKIYPYEVLMVTNRGRVKLPPGVDRTRLERHLSPEDFLRVFEMSLEEFSKLALWKRNELKKKAFLF